Proteins from a genomic interval of Bacteroides sp. AN502(2024):
- a CDS encoding GPW/gp25 family protein: MKQKYYKLPVRLEKLFEGDIRQLERCSELESIDQHIELLLTTCPGEHRFDPKYGCRIWELDFERIVSTEQWKELFTGYVMQAISTYEKRISDITLSVNLQEVVREEVLDNRMIRKRVDITVLATLNSTGAPCGFGYKLYMGPLSNE, translated from the coding sequence ATGAAACAGAAATACTATAAACTACCGGTACGTTTGGAAAAGCTCTTCGAAGGAGATATCCGGCAACTGGAAAGATGTTCCGAACTGGAATCCATCGACCAGCACATCGAACTGTTGCTGACCACCTGTCCGGGTGAGCACCGTTTCGACCCCAAATACGGTTGTCGGATTTGGGAGTTGGACTTTGAGCGCATTGTTTCTACCGAACAATGGAAAGAACTGTTTACCGGATACGTGATGCAGGCGATTTCCACTTATGAGAAACGCATTTCCGACATCACTCTCTCGGTAAACCTACAAGAAGTCGTCAGGGAAGAAGTTCTGGATAACCGGATGATACGTAAGCGGGTAGATATTACAGTACTCGCCACATTGAATTCCACCGGTGCTCCCTGCGGTTTCGGTTACAAATTATACATGGGACCTTTATCAAACGAATAA
- a CDS encoding DUF5456 family protein, with translation MAIYSLHEMAGLLKTGLWQGGEVEKLGYIGTAVPHASPAPACGLTGVYISYDTMLERCEVSMQGGGCELFISQYHPYTGTYMTYVLESNLSDRRLLLAKLEEILADRRNPYLWSHNLYKRNSFGIERRYDTGHSSMWGGRIAVPRQSKFFGR, from the coding sequence ATGGCTATATACTCACTACATGAAATGGCAGGACTACTCAAAACGGGTCTTTGGCAAGGCGGTGAAGTCGAGAAGCTCGGATACATCGGGACGGCAGTTCCCCATGCTTCCCCCGCACCGGCTTGCGGGCTTACGGGAGTATATATCAGTTATGATACTATGTTGGAGAGATGCGAAGTCTCGATGCAAGGCGGCGGGTGTGAATTATTCATTTCACAATACCACCCCTATACCGGAACTTATATGACCTATGTTCTGGAAAGCAATCTTTCCGACAGGAGATTACTTTTGGCTAAGTTGGAGGAGATACTGGCAGACCGGAGGAATCCCTACCTATGGTCGCATAACTTGTACAAAAGAAATTCATTCGGCATCGAGCGCCGGTATGACACAGGACATAGCAGTATGTGGGGCGGTAGAATAGCCGTACCACGACAAAGTAAATTCTTTGGAAGATGA
- the tssD gene encoding type VI secretion system tube protein TssD, whose protein sequence is MGFFDRLFKGKEVFADRRNPDMVCEMTLCGESHILSEFDIAYEPDNSSKEYMEAYAVFSEPVNAEVENWIMQSNRKENGVVRFYRNSDAMDEGALFEIKFSDASCVHYRNVSQGDASVKTIVMTFPSVRMGGDEFELKR, encoded by the coding sequence ATGGGCTTTTTCGACAGGCTGTTTAAAGGAAAAGAAGTGTTTGCGGACAGACGCAATCCGGATATGGTATGCGAAATGACGCTTTGCGGAGAGTCGCACATCTTGTCCGAGTTTGATATTGCCTATGAGCCGGATAATTCCTCGAAAGAATATATGGAAGCATACGCTGTGTTCTCGGAGCCGGTAAATGCGGAGGTGGAGAACTGGATAATGCAATCGAACAGAAAAGAGAACGGAGTAGTCCGATTCTACCGCAACAGCGATGCTATGGACGAAGGTGCACTGTTCGAGATAAAATTCAGTGATGCAAGTTGCGTGCATTATCGCAATGTATCGCAGGGAGACGCATCGGTAAAGACCATTGTGATGACTTTTCCGTCTGTCCGGATGGGAGGTGATGAATTTGAACTAAAACGATAA
- the tssD gene encoding type VI secretion system tube protein TssD, whose protein sequence is MQTYLYLHKENIDLPHGVYRGKYPLKHFDYGLSRNVGRKGEITSGVCGGEIRIVIDGFADATLLGWLFDTFRKEDGAIVTLDEHETTFAKLQFSGASVRSYRMNYDSRVKKGVVTIIVIEAKEIVTDNDLFFKNK, encoded by the coding sequence ATGCAAACCTATTTATACTTACATAAAGAGAATATCGACCTTCCTCACGGTGTGTATCGGGGGAAATATCCGCTGAAACACTTTGATTACGGATTGAGCCGTAATGTGGGGCGTAAAGGTGAAATCACTTCCGGCGTATGCGGTGGAGAAATACGAATCGTCATTGATGGATTTGCTGACGCTACCCTGCTGGGATGGCTTTTTGACACCTTCCGTAAGGAAGATGGGGCGATTGTTACACTGGATGAACACGAAACGACCTTTGCCAAACTGCAATTTTCGGGCGCATCGGTAAGGAGCTATCGTATGAACTACGATTCGAGGGTTAAAAAAGGTGTGGTGACTATCATTGTGATAGAAGCCAAAGAGATTGTAACGGACAATGACTTATTTTTTAAAAACAAATAA
- the tssD gene encoding type VI secretion system tube protein TssD, with product MELFSFLQVDSDLTAWFILDGQEYEMSHFDINFAQSVDHKGQPQDEVRGGIMSITLSQTLPENIYRWGMTSIPKNGFVIFKSKTTNPPLKINFINAYCIRFNRSIANEGGLESQLVISPDEMLINGISFDNHWVK from the coding sequence ATGGAATTATTTAGTTTTCTACAAGTAGACAGTGACTTAACAGCATGGTTTATCCTTGATGGTCAGGAATATGAAATGAGCCATTTCGATATAAATTTCGCTCAATCTGTCGACCATAAAGGGCAACCGCAAGATGAAGTACGTGGTGGTATCATGTCCATTACATTGTCACAAACGCTTCCTGAAAACATTTACAGATGGGGAATGACATCCATTCCCAAAAATGGGTTTGTGATATTTAAATCAAAGACAACAAATCCTCCCTTGAAAATTAATTTTATTAACGCATATTGCATACGATTCAATCGAAGTATAGCCAACGAAGGAGGGTTAGAAAGTCAACTGGTAATATCACCTGATGAGATGTTAATAAACGGAATTAGCTTTGACAATCATTGGGTTAAATAA
- the tssD gene encoding type VI secretion system tube protein TssD — translation MFGHKSFLRIGALGDSSISGLYKDSYELENCHFSFNQGTNTDGKPQTDVRGGTLYLTYAGLPQDDMLHWILNSKKYEDGAIVICDDSDEPLEKILFEQAACTGLNIEYTQKGKAYIHTKIILQVRKIKVGETTFENRWTINE, via the coding sequence ATGTTTGGACATAAAAGTTTTTTGAGGATAGGTGCTTTGGGCGATTCCAGTATTTCAGGATTGTACAAAGACAGTTATGAACTTGAAAATTGCCATTTCAGTTTTAATCAGGGAACGAACACGGATGGCAAACCGCAAACTGATGTACGAGGTGGAACCTTGTACCTGACTTATGCCGGTTTACCGCAAGATGATATGCTCCACTGGATACTGAACTCTAAAAAATATGAAGACGGTGCAATTGTAATATGCGATGACAGTGATGAACCTTTGGAAAAGATTTTATTTGAGCAGGCAGCCTGTACTGGATTGAATATTGAATATACGCAAAAAGGAAAAGCCTATATACATACTAAAATTATTCTCCAAGTACGAAAAATAAAGGTAGGTGAGACAACGTTTGAAAATCGTTGGACTATTAACGAATGA
- a CDS encoding ATP-dependent Clp protease ATP-binding subunit: MDFLNINETVQSVIRISKGVAREYGNASYAPAHLLFALMHKEVGLRSFVESLGKDADYLREWAEVRIEEYPKAAGAGEIMPDPKVNELFEQADNVRIKWGLLEINPLCLLAAIATPEAGFSTDELRSFPIREREIHDLFTSGMGNMKKSVSTQTDLPGSEAPLWTAGAGNLDKYCTDKTALAADKKVYPIVCRDRETRMMMEILGRMGKPNVLIIGDAGVGKTALVDGLACSIIEGTVPQYLKDMTIYELDTGTLIAGATYKGEIEERLKGIIKELSAHGNAILFIDEIHTLIDPKSGNSGAASILKPELAKGNITVIGVTTVDEYRKLIEPDHALNRRFEVLQVSEPDLASTVNMIQAALERYESYHGVGVDVDSLPECVALAKRYVKERRLPDAAIDLIDRTLSAVKMINQSGEKDIKGLAEQLAAIEAAEDQPEAERTEKLRLVNFTMKNRLSPILLGMISNGQNEPESSDYGEWMDYILGVLDRLRELTKEKIGKITSHEVAAVVSSSTGIPIGKIESGEKEKLLNMEDILRRRVVGQDNALKVLTDAIVESRSGMNKPGQPIGSFFLLGPTGTGKTELAKALAEALFNDEKAMIRFDMSEFKEEHSAALLLGAPPGYVGYEEGGVLVNRIRRQPYAVVLFDEIEKAHSSVYDIFLQIMDEGKLHDRLGKEGDFSNSIVLFTSNVGSEWLSKQINEGKNPSTTDLMEVMGSYFRPEFLARLSEIVPFSPINETMLVRIFEIQLKGVIALLEKQHIDIEITEKAKNLLATRGFTPKYGARQVAGTIRNYIRRPISKMIVAGTLTAGNTVVVDVADNGDIDWNVK; the protein is encoded by the coding sequence ATGGATTTTTTGAACATCAATGAAACAGTTCAGAGCGTAATCCGAATATCAAAAGGTGTCGCCCGTGAGTATGGCAATGCCAGCTATGCTCCGGCACACCTTTTGTTTGCCTTGATGCACAAAGAGGTAGGTCTGCGTTCGTTTGTCGAATCGTTGGGTAAGGACGCCGATTACTTGCGTGAATGGGCGGAGGTAAGAATAGAGGAGTACCCCAAGGCTGCCGGCGCAGGCGAGATAATGCCCGATCCGAAAGTTAACGAACTGTTTGAGCAAGCCGATAATGTACGAATCAAGTGGGGACTGCTGGAAATCAATCCACTTTGCCTGCTGGCAGCCATTGCTACACCCGAAGCAGGTTTCAGTACGGACGAGTTGCGCTCGTTCCCTATTCGGGAGCGTGAGATACATGACCTCTTCACGAGCGGAATGGGTAATATGAAAAAATCCGTAAGTACGCAGACTGACCTTCCGGGGAGTGAAGCCCCCCTATGGACAGCCGGGGCGGGCAATTTAGATAAGTACTGTACGGATAAGACTGCTCTTGCGGCAGACAAGAAAGTATATCCTATCGTGTGCCGTGACCGTGAGACACGCATGATGATGGAAATTCTGGGGCGGATGGGTAAGCCCAACGTGCTCATCATCGGCGATGCCGGTGTGGGTAAGACTGCTCTGGTAGATGGTTTGGCATGTAGCATCATTGAGGGTACAGTTCCCCAATATCTAAAGGACATGACTATCTATGAGCTTGACACAGGAACACTGATTGCGGGTGCTACCTACAAAGGCGAGATAGAAGAACGGCTGAAAGGAATCATCAAAGAATTGTCGGCTCACGGCAATGCGATTCTCTTCATTGATGAAATACATACGCTGATCGACCCCAAATCGGGCAACAGCGGAGCGGCAAGCATCCTGAAACCGGAGCTTGCCAAAGGAAATATAACGGTAATCGGAGTCACTACGGTGGACGAATACCGTAAACTGATTGAACCGGACCATGCCCTTAACCGGCGTTTTGAAGTATTGCAAGTATCGGAACCTGACCTTGCATCCACCGTAAATATGATACAGGCAGCTTTGGAAAGATATGAAAGCTACCACGGTGTGGGGGTAGATGTAGATTCGTTGCCGGAATGCGTGGCACTCGCCAAGCGTTATGTCAAGGAACGCCGTTTGCCGGATGCCGCTATTGATTTGATAGACCGTACCCTCTCTGCGGTTAAGATGATTAACCAGAGCGGGGAAAAAGATATAAAGGGACTGGCAGAGCAGCTTGCCGCGATTGAAGCGGCGGAAGACCAGCCCGAAGCGGAGCGCACGGAGAAGTTGCGGTTAGTCAACTTCACCATGAAGAACCGGTTAAGCCCTATCCTTCTGGGAATGATCTCCAATGGACAGAATGAACCGGAGTCATCAGACTACGGTGAATGGATGGATTATATTTTAGGTGTACTTGACCGATTGCGTGAATTGACCAAAGAGAAAATCGGGAAAATCACTTCCCATGAAGTGGCAGCCGTTGTTTCTTCTTCTACAGGTATCCCTATCGGCAAGATAGAATCCGGAGAGAAAGAAAAGTTACTCAACATGGAAGATATTCTGCGTCGTAGAGTGGTGGGACAGGATAATGCGCTGAAGGTATTGACAGATGCCATTGTCGAATCACGAAGTGGAATGAACAAACCGGGACAACCGATTGGCTCATTCTTCCTGCTGGGACCTACCGGAACCGGTAAGACTGAATTGGCAAAAGCATTGGCAGAAGCACTTTTCAATGACGAAAAGGCGATGATTCGTTTTGATATGTCAGAGTTTAAGGAAGAACATTCGGCAGCCCTGCTATTGGGAGCGCCTCCGGGATACGTGGGCTACGAAGAAGGTGGCGTACTCGTGAACCGGATACGCCGTCAGCCTTACGCGGTGGTGCTTTTCGATGAGATAGAGAAGGCCCATTCTTCCGTTTATGACATCTTCCTGCAAATCATGGACGAAGGCAAGCTACACGACCGTTTGGGCAAAGAGGGTGATTTTTCCAATTCTATCGTACTGTTTACATCCAATGTAGGTAGCGAATGGCTTAGCAAGCAGATTAATGAGGGCAAGAATCCTTCTACCACTGACCTGATGGAAGTCATGGGCAGTTATTTCCGTCCGGAGTTTCTTGCCCGTTTGTCGGAAATCGTGCCTTTCTCTCCTATTAACGAAACAATGCTGGTTCGTATCTTTGAGATACAGTTAAAGGGAGTTATAGCATTGCTTGAGAAGCAACATATTGACATTGAGATTACGGAGAAGGCAAAGAACCTGCTCGCTACCCGTGGCTTCACTCCGAAATACGGAGCACGTCAGGTGGCGGGTACGATACGTAACTATATCCGCCGTCCTATCTCAAAGATGATTGTTGCAGGAACATTGACGGCAGGGAATACAGTTGTTGTCGATGTGGCGGATAATGGAGATATTGATTGGAATGTGAAATGA
- a CDS encoding DUF5458 family protein: MEDNKNKSEVQAQETVQVSYKEKNGESSLASALDVLSRFGGFNFLESTVDGVQNLNPERKARKKIFLTDEQKQEEREVLKNKIDMWIDLLNSSSAVTEMIATSKAKSEAAASHLAKSQLVAVQSVRDMEQAYRGVMLFYKNTEADKVNNVTIVNASKEQLTDLDNPRFIDFVARELKQNYDKLDLRQNYSLLAIPGYLGSNKVLEKWAKIAYENKVMLYTDFADLDKPEDVVELFSSSNMASGEAFKSNTCMTCNWLVGRAGYREIGEEEDLHVSPSIALMGKVYTTLMSQVTAGKKYGGINEIDAVVFPLKKSEISQLEKMGLIPMVNEYGKVMAFSAKTLFNGDNLGLQTYSVVRVFDYITKVLFDFLNRRSFENWSSKTERDLRGQIVQYLDSVQGADRLIEKFKIIRFEQDQKQKDRIYLDIHMTPFFPAKSFVIKLDGTKGDDGTNWNTNYEQA; this comes from the coding sequence ATGGAAGATAATAAAAATAAGTCTGAAGTTCAGGCGCAAGAAACCGTTCAAGTTTCCTATAAAGAGAAAAACGGGGAATCCTCTCTGGCTTCGGCACTGGATGTGTTGTCCAGATTCGGCGGTTTCAATTTTCTGGAATCAACAGTAGATGGTGTTCAGAACCTGAACCCCGAGCGTAAGGCACGCAAAAAGATATTCTTAACCGATGAACAGAAACAAGAAGAACGGGAAGTGCTGAAGAATAAGATAGATATGTGGATCGACCTGCTGAACTCATCATCGGCAGTGACGGAAATGATTGCCACTTCTAAAGCTAAATCGGAAGCTGCCGCATCACATCTTGCCAAAAGCCAATTGGTGGCAGTGCAGAGTGTGAGGGATATGGAACAGGCATACCGTGGAGTGATGTTGTTCTATAAGAATACGGAAGCGGACAAAGTGAACAACGTGACGATAGTCAATGCTTCCAAAGAACAACTGACCGACCTCGACAATCCCCGCTTCATTGATTTCGTTGCCCGCGAACTGAAACAGAACTATGACAAGTTGGATTTACGTCAAAATTACTCACTGTTAGCCATTCCGGGTTATCTTGGTTCGAATAAGGTTCTTGAAAAATGGGCGAAAATCGCTTATGAAAATAAAGTGATGCTCTATACGGACTTTGCCGACCTTGATAAGCCGGAAGATGTGGTGGAACTGTTCTCTTCCTCCAATATGGCAAGTGGGGAGGCCTTCAAAAGCAATACCTGCATGACCTGCAACTGGCTGGTGGGACGTGCCGGATACCGGGAAATCGGTGAAGAGGAAGACCTCCATGTTTCTCCGTCTATTGCTTTGATGGGTAAAGTTTACACCACTCTGATGTCTCAGGTAACTGCCGGTAAGAAGTATGGCGGCATTAATGAAATAGATGCGGTGGTATTCCCGTTGAAGAAAAGCGAAATCTCACAACTGGAGAAAATGGGTTTAATTCCAATGGTCAATGAATATGGTAAAGTGATGGCGTTCTCCGCAAAGACATTGTTCAACGGTGACAATCTGGGATTGCAAACTTATTCTGTGGTACGTGTATTCGACTATATTACCAAGGTATTGTTTGATTTCCTGAACCGCCGTTCGTTCGAGAACTGGAGTTCTAAAACCGAACGTGACCTGAGAGGGCAAATTGTACAGTATCTTGATAGTGTACAGGGAGCCGACCGCCTTATCGAAAAATTCAAGATAATCCGTTTCGAGCAAGACCAAAAGCAGAAAGACCGTATTTATCTGGATATTCACATGACTCCGTTCTTCCCTGCCAAGAGCTTTGTTATCAAGTTGGACGGCACGAAAGGTGATGATGGTACAAACTGGAATACAAATTACGAACAGGCGTAA
- the tssD gene encoding type VI secretion system tube protein TssD, which produces MAFRATLSFAGKEFDVLDCTYNLKRDVDSKGRPSSNIYGGQIRLHVESTDDTSILENMTNQFKPHSGSIVFKKGDEEAKMKELTWENGYITEFTENIDIVGSQPMTITFVVSAQVIKIGGAQFEQNWPK; this is translated from the coding sequence ATGGCATTTAGAGCAACCTTAAGCTTTGCAGGAAAAGAGTTTGACGTGCTGGATTGCACGTACAATCTCAAAAGAGATGTGGATTCCAAAGGACGCCCATCTTCAAACATTTATGGCGGACAAATTCGTCTGCATGTGGAATCGACTGATGATACTTCGATTCTGGAGAACATGACCAATCAGTTTAAACCTCATTCCGGCAGCATCGTTTTCAAAAAAGGAGATGAAGAAGCCAAGATGAAGGAACTTACCTGGGAAAACGGATACATTACCGAATTTACCGAAAATATCGACATTGTCGGTTCGCAGCCGATGACTATCACTTTTGTCGTATCGGCTCAGGTAATCAAGATTGGTGGCGCACAATTTGAACAGAATTGGCCGAAGTAA
- a CDS encoding TetR/AcrR family transcriptional regulator produces the protein MKEEKKKARNRRTNEQIDKDVISELEKLVAEYGFGNVNLSALLKAASMEANVFYRRYGSMDNLYDKLAKQYDFWINNAIDVSSLNTLGPKKFFAETFKTLYRNLSDNTVMQKLLLYEISVINETTKRTAETRDIMNLNLIAFYDNLFKPVKINIKAIAANLIGGIYYLILHRDCAKICTIDFSTQEGEKAFFEWIDFLTDTIFDKLEAYERNRKAVQEMLSDGISEFKICKYMGINKNDLKMLLSK, from the coding sequence ATGAAAGAGGAAAAAAAGAAAGCTCGAAATAGGAGAACAAATGAACAAATAGACAAGGATGTAATATCCGAACTTGAAAAGCTTGTAGCTGAATACGGTTTTGGAAATGTCAATCTGAGTGCATTGCTGAAAGCAGCAAGCATGGAAGCCAATGTGTTTTATAGAAGATACGGCTCAATGGACAATCTTTACGACAAGCTTGCCAAACAGTATGATTTCTGGATTAATAATGCTATCGATGTTTCCAGCCTGAACACATTGGGGCCTAAAAAGTTTTTTGCGGAAACATTCAAGACCCTTTATAGGAACTTGTCTGATAACACTGTAATGCAAAAGCTGTTGCTTTACGAAATATCGGTTATCAATGAAACGACAAAGAGAACAGCAGAAACACGGGATATTATGAATCTAAATTTGATAGCTTTTTATGATAATCTGTTTAAACCGGTGAAAATCAATATTAAAGCTATCGCCGCAAATCTGATTGGAGGAATTTATTATCTGATACTTCATAGGGATTGTGCGAAAATCTGCACAATAGATTTTAGTACTCAGGAAGGGGAGAAGGCCTTTTTCGAATGGATAGACTTTCTAACAGATACCATTTTTGACAAACTGGAAGCGTATGAAAGGAATAGAAAAGCAGTCCAAGAAATGTTATCTGACGGTATAAGTGAATTTAAAATATGCAAATATATGGGCATCAATAAAAATGACTTAAAAATGCTGCTTTCAAAATAA
- a CDS encoding aminotransferase class I/II-fold pyridoxal phosphate-dependent enzyme, with translation MSGFKIDYSVCKNSPSGSIMEKVSNFQKELQLHEENSLHIYVKSPMVSGCGREVEVADRKTNKIKKMLMFGSNSYLDATGMPSVVEKAVRVTTDYGVGSGGVPLLSGTTIFQNELEKEIAKLTGFDDTILFSSGFTANIGVIVGLIRPNNLLVYDRLNHASLIDGALMSGAKMVRYKHNDPKALEKILKENAGQYKDGMMVVTDGVFSMDGDIADIPAILEITKKYNALLLIDDAHATGVIGEDGAGTLSYYDIKERENIIVTGTLSKAIGSIGGFITAKQNIINYLRVYARSNMYSTSLPQSICAASLEVIKEMRNTDIQNALKRNAEYVRNGLKALGFNTLNSITPIIPVIVGDEYILTQITKELYDRDIFTNAIFPPVVPPNMCRIRIGVMSSHTLEDCDRLINAFHEIGKKYGLI, from the coding sequence ATGTCTGGGTTTAAAATTGATTATTCAGTGTGTAAGAACAGCCCCAGTGGCAGTATTATGGAAAAAGTCTCCAATTTCCAAAAAGAGCTCCAACTACACGAAGAGAACTCGCTACACATCTATGTCAAATCCCCGATGGTTTCCGGTTGCGGTAGGGAAGTCGAGGTTGCTGATAGAAAAACTAATAAAATAAAGAAAATGCTGATGTTCGGTTCCAATAGTTATTTGGATGCTACCGGTATGCCGTCAGTAGTGGAAAAAGCGGTTCGTGTAACAACTGACTATGGAGTAGGAAGTGGCGGGGTTCCACTATTGAGCGGAACGACAATATTCCAAAATGAATTGGAAAAAGAAATAGCCAAGCTGACCGGTTTTGATGACACTATATTATTCTCTTCCGGCTTCACTGCCAATATAGGTGTGATAGTAGGATTGATACGCCCTAACAACTTGCTGGTATATGACAGGCTCAACCACGCCAGTTTAATTGACGGGGCTCTAATGTCCGGCGCCAAAATGGTAAGATATAAGCATAATGATCCTAAAGCACTTGAAAAAATATTAAAAGAAAATGCTGGGCAATACAAGGATGGTATGATGGTGGTGACTGACGGGGTATTTAGTATGGATGGGGATATTGCCGATATTCCGGCTATCTTAGAGATTACGAAGAAATATAATGCATTACTTTTAATAGACGATGCCCATGCGACGGGAGTGATTGGAGAAGACGGAGCCGGAACGCTAAGCTATTATGATATAAAAGAGCGCGAAAATATAATCGTTACAGGAACGCTCAGTAAAGCAATAGGATCGATAGGAGGTTTTATAACTGCCAAACAGAACATTATTAATTACCTGAGGGTTTATGCCCGTAGCAACATGTATTCTACCTCTTTACCCCAGAGTATTTGTGCGGCATCCCTTGAAGTAATCAAAGAGATGCGTAATACGGACATTCAGAATGCACTGAAGCGGAATGCCGAATATGTAAGAAATGGATTGAAAGCATTGGGCTTCAATACATTAAATTCAATTACTCCTATTATACCTGTGATTGTGGGAGATGAATACATATTGACTCAGATAACAAAGGAACTTTATGACAGGGATATATTTACCAATGCCATATTTCCTCCGGTTGTACCTCCTAATATGTGCCGAATTAGAATTGGCGTTATGTCGTCACATACGCTTGAAGACTGTGACAGGTTGATAAACGCCTTCCATGAAATAGGCAAAAAATACGGACTTATTTGA
- a CDS encoding DUF1896 family protein: MNKKNQSTEFSYYGLYLLKYLKENHPDKATDTDFITGRADHAADVYEQSRLSGATPEGAQELAMAALTGGLHFSKYNTIIEVLWNEFAEEVPPGEAAKFALKLQPELEEVFARYPLADGFAYTSEYEHLYTELTGAVVTYLEAHGV, from the coding sequence ATGAACAAGAAAAATCAATCGACCGAGTTTTCTTACTACGGTCTGTACTTACTCAAATACCTCAAAGAAAACCATCCCGACAAGGCGACCGATACCGATTTCATAACTGGGCGTGCCGACCATGCCGCCGACGTGTACGAACAGTCCCGCTTGTCAGGAGCTACGCCCGAAGGGGCGCAGGAGCTGGCAATGGCGGCACTCACCGGAGGGCTTCATTTCTCCAAGTACAACACGATTATCGAAGTGTTGTGGAACGAGTTCGCCGAGGAAGTACCGCCGGGTGAAGCCGCAAAGTTCGCTTTGAAGTTGCAACCGGAACTGGAAGAGGTGTTTGCCCGATACCCGCTTGCGGACGGCTTCGCCTATACATCTGAATACGAACACCTTTATACGGAACTGACGGGAGCCGTCGTAACCTATCTCGAAGCACATGGCGTTTAA